DNA from Dietzia lutea:
CTCCTCGGCCGGTCGACCGGTCGGGAACCAACGCGGAGTAAGAACACGTTCTAGTGTCCTGGGCCACATACTATCGGGTCAGACCGGCGGTACCGAGGCTGCCGGACCGGCTGAGGAGGACGGACATGAGGATCGAAGTCGATCCCGACCGCTGTGAAGGGCAGGCCGTGTGTGTCGGCCTGGCGCCCAAGGTGTTCGAGTTGGGCGACGACGACGAGGTCGTCCGCGTGGTCGTGGACGAGGTGCCCGCCGAGCTCGAGAAGCGGGCCCGCAAGGCAGTGGAGAAGTGCCCGATGGCGGCGCTCGAGATCAAGGAGTGACATCACTATGACGCAGCAGTCCCTGGACGCCGATCTGTCGCTGGACGGGCGGGTCGCCGTCGTGACCGGGTCGGGCTCCGGTCTCGGTGCCGCGGAGGCGGTCGAGCTGGCCCGTTCCGGCGCGGCGGCGGTCGTCATCAACGACATCCGGTCCTCCGAGGCCACGGACTCGGTGATCGCGGACATCGAGGCCGCCGGCGCCAGGGCGGAGCTCGTCGTGGGCGACGTCTCCGAGCGGGAGACCGCGGACGCCATGGTATCGGCCGCGCTCGGGCTGGGCGGGCTGCACGTCGTGGTGAACAACGCGGGCATCACCCGCGACAAGATGCTGTTCAACA
Protein-coding regions in this window:
- a CDS encoding ferredoxin — its product is MRIEVDPDRCEGQAVCVGLAPKVFELGDDDEVVRVVVDEVPAELEKRARKAVEKCPMAALEIKE